A DNA window from Camelina sativa cultivar DH55 chromosome 13, Cs, whole genome shotgun sequence contains the following coding sequences:
- the LOC104734513 gene encoding transcription factor PCL1-like — MREEDSNWFSKWEEELPSPEELIPLSQSLITPDLAIAFDLHRRNNNENTAQPLPQTTPPQPNSSAEFAGDSTGDEPARTLKRPRLVWTPQLHKRFVDAVAHLGIKNAVPKTIMQLMSVDGLTRENVASHLQKYRLYLKRMQSGGGGGGGGGSVGDSDHLFASSPVPPHFLHPTSRQSSDHFIPTFVPISTQHPAAHLQPPSQFLHRQISAANFNSPTKATEQAMFFARQSQHQPVFRPASLHVHSHQVANYTQDLESGAKTVLTLFPTRDD, encoded by the coding sequence ATGAGAGAGGAAGATTCGAATTGGTTCTCTAAATGGGAAGAAGAGCTCCCGTCGCCGGAGGAGCTCATACCATTATCTCAATCCTTGATCACTCCTGACCTCGCCATCGCCTTTGATCTCCACCGTCGCAACAACAACGAAAACACCGCTCAACCTCTACCTCAAACCACGCCGCCACAACCCAATTCCTCAGCCGAATTCGCCGGAGACTCCACCGGAGACGAACCAGCAAGAACCCTGAAACGTCCACGTCTAGTGTGGACGCCGCAGCTGCACAAGCGTTTCGTGGACGCGGTGGCTCATCTCGGGATCAAGAACGCTGTTCCTAAAACCATCATGCAGCTCATGAGCGTCGATGGTTTAACCAGAGAAAACGTAGCTAGCCATTTGCAAAAATACAGACTTTACCTCAAAAGAATGCAATCCGGCGGAGGGGGAGGTGGCGGCGGAGGAAGCGTCGGTGACTCCGATCATCTCTTTGCTAGCTCACCTGTTCCTCCACATTTCCTTCATCCGACAAGCAGACAAAGCTCCGACCATTTCATACCGACTTTTGTCCCGATTTCGACTCAGCATCCAGCAGCTCATCTTCAACCACCGTCTCAGTTCCTCCACCGACAAATCTCCGCCGCCAATTTCAACTCTCCGACCAAAGCGACGGAGCAAGCAATGTTCTTCGCTAGGCAGAGTCAACATCAACCAGTTTTCAGACCAGCTTCACTGCATGTGCATAGTCATCAAGTCGCTAATTACACACAAGATTTGGAATCAGGAGCCAAGACGGTCTTAACTCTGTTTCCAACTCGAGacgattaa